One window of Zerene cesonia ecotype Mississippi unplaced genomic scaffold, Zerene_cesonia_1.1 Zces_u006, whole genome shotgun sequence genomic DNA carries:
- the LOC119838901 gene encoding probable E3 ubiquitin-protein ligase RHY1A isoform X1: MSVREEDGPKNSSSSRGLGLAAAAIGVGVGVGAALYYFFGQRPENPDSAGSTSQWETEQRDALAQESIRKSRRNEAFRERSWTLEECTICYEVILKNQEVMSLPCTHNFHSACILPWLQQQQTCPNCRTSVK, from the exons ATGAGTGTTCGCGAAGAGGATGGCCCGAAAAACAGTAGCTCAAGTCGAGGATTAGGCTTAGCAGCTGCTGCAATTGGTGTTGGTGTGGGTGTTGGCGCAGCCTTGTACTACTTCTTTGGCCAGCGGCCTGAAAATCCTGATTCCGCAGGATCCACCAGTCAGTGGGAGACTGAACAACGAGACGCATT AGCTCAAGAATCCATTAGAAAATCTCGAAGAAATGAGGCGtt CCGCGAACGGTCGTGGACCCTCGAGGAGTGCACCATCTGCTACGAGGTGATCCTGAAGAACCAGGAGGTGATGTCACTGCCGTGTACGCATAACTTTCACTCGGCGTGCATTCTGCCCTGGCTTCAGCAGCAGCAGACTTGCCCCAACTGCCGCACGAGCGTCAAGTGA
- the LOC119838901 gene encoding E3 ubiquitin-protein ligase SDIR1-like isoform X2: MSVREEDGPKNSSSSRGLGLAAAAIGVGVGVGAALYYFFGQRPENPDSAGSTSQWETEQRDAFRERSWTLEECTICYEVILKNQEVMSLPCTHNFHSACILPWLQQQQTCPNCRTSVK, encoded by the exons ATGAGTGTTCGCGAAGAGGATGGCCCGAAAAACAGTAGCTCAAGTCGAGGATTAGGCTTAGCAGCTGCTGCAATTGGTGTTGGTGTGGGTGTTGGCGCAGCCTTGTACTACTTCTTTGGCCAGCGGCCTGAAAATCCTGATTCCGCAGGATCCACCAGTCAGTGGGAGACTGAACAACGAGACGCATT CCGCGAACGGTCGTGGACCCTCGAGGAGTGCACCATCTGCTACGAGGTGATCCTGAAGAACCAGGAGGTGATGTCACTGCCGTGTACGCATAACTTTCACTCGGCGTGCATTCTGCCCTGGCTTCAGCAGCAGCAGACTTGCCCCAACTGCCGCACGAGCGTCAAGTGA